The Streptomyces sp. NBC_00775 genome includes the window AGGGCGCGGTAGACATCGATCAGCTTGGAGCCGGCGCCGACGACCGCCTCGTTCGCGCTCGCCCGGATCTTGTTCAGCTTGGAGACGTCGATGACCAGGCGGCCGTTGCCGGAGGACCAGCCGGCGTACGAGTGGCCGCCGTTGCGGATCGAGACCTTGATGCCGTGGGCGCGGGCGTAGTCCATCGTGGTGCGGATGTCGTCCGCGTGGGCGATGTACGCGACGGCGGCGGGGGTCAGGTTGTCGAAGCGTGTGTTGTAGAGCTGGTGGGCGGCCGGCCAGCTGCGGTCGCCGGGGCGGACCAGGGCGCCGTCCAGGTCTCTGGACAGGGCGGTCCAGTTGGCGGCGGTGGCTCGGGTGCTGGTGCTGGTGCTGGTGGACGTGCGTATGGGGGTGGAGGCGCCCGTCGTCTCGGTGGTGCCGGTGGTGCCGGTGGCCTTGGTGGCGGCGGTGTCGTTGCCGTTGCACGCCGATGTTGCTGCCGCCGCGAGTGCGGCGGTGGCTCCGCCGATGAACGTACGCCGTTGCATGTGCGCCTCCCGTGGGTTTCGTGGAACGAGACGGGGCGTTGGGCTCGGGGGTTCCACGGGTGTGCGCCACAGAATCGTTACAGCGTGGCAGAAGCGCAAGAGGTGCTCGCCCCCGCCGCCCCTACCCGTCCCATCCCTGGGGGCTGCGCCCCCAGACCTCCCTCAAAGATTGCGCCGTTCCCCGCGCCCCTGAAAGACGGGGGTTGTTCGTCGGCTGCGGGTGAGTGGGGGCTTGTCGCGCAGTTCCCCGCGCCCCTAAACAACCGCCGGCCCACCCCAGGCGCCTTTAAGGGGCGCGGGGAACTGCGCGCCCAGCCCCCACTCACCCGCAGTCAAAACACAACCGAACGGGGTCTGGGGCGGAGCCCCATTACGCGATCGGGCTGTCGCCGTGGCCCTCCGCGTCCGTGCGGGCCATGCTGCGGGCTCTGCGGGCCGGGCCTCGCCAGCCGCAGGTGCAGCGGGCTACGCAGAAGCGGCCCTGTTCGACCGTCGTTGTGCGGTGTTCCGGGGCAGAGTTGGTCTCGTCCTGCTGTGCCACGCCAACAACGTTACCCAAGGCAAGTGAACGGGATGCCACCGCGTGACGAGCGCCCCTACTCGTCGTTAACCGGAACGACAGGGAGGGCCCGGGACGGACCGGCTGGGGGTCGGCAGACGATGGTGGCGCAGGTGGGGCAGGCGCAGGAGGAAGGGCGGGCTGGCCTGGTCGTCGTCGCGGCCTTGGTGGCCGGGGTGATGGTGTGTGGCGCGGGGTGCTCCGGTGGTGGGGCCGCCGCCGAGAGCGGCCGTGCCGGTGCCGAGTCCGTCGCGGTGCTGCACAGCGCGGCGGCCACGCTGGAGCGCGCCGGCAGCGCGAAGGCCCGTACGTCCATGGAGATGGCCACCGGCGGGACCCGGGTCACCATCCGCGGTGAGGGCGTGTACGACTTCAAGGACCAGATGGGGCGGTTCAAGGTGCTGCTGCCGCAGGATCCGGCGGGCGCCGACGAGCATCGGCCGATCACCGAACTCCTCGCCCCGGGCGCCCTGTTCATGAAGAACCGTGGGGCCGGCGTCCCCGCCGACAAGTGGGTCCGCGTCGACACGGCCGGTCTCTCGGACGGGAACCTCGTCACCGGTGGCGCCACCGATCCGTTCGCCGCGGCCGAGTTGCTGCGGGGGACGCGGACGGCGACGTATGTGGGGAAGACGGAGGTGGCCGGGACCCCGGTGCGGCACTATCGCGGGACCGCCGATCTGCACGTTGCCGCCCGCAGTGCGTCCAAGGGGCAGCGGTTGGCGCTCAAGGCGGCGGCGAAAGGGTTCGCCACCGCCGAAGTGCCGTTCGACGCCTACCTCGACGACCAGGGGCGGCTGCGCAAGGTCCGCCACCGGTTCAGCTTCGTGAACGGGCAGCAGAAGGGCACCGTCGCGGTCGCCTCGACGACCTTGCTGTACGACTTCGGGGTCCCCGCCGACGTACGGCTTCCGGATTCCGGGGACATCTTCGCCGGGAAGATCGCCGAGCAGTAGCCGAGCAATGGTCGAGCAGTAGCCGAGCCGTAGTCGGACGGTGGCTGCCGGGGGGAGCGGGCCCTAGGAGGAGTTGGGGGGCCGGAAATGGCCCTTCCGTGCCATGCGCGGTGTGTAGGCCGCTCCCTACCCTAGGAAGTCGGTGACGGCAGGAAGAGGTGAATGCACGTGGCTCCGGTCGGCGGTACGGCAGTTCACGACCACGTGGCCCTCGCCGAGATCGAGCTGTGCGGCGACCTGATCATCGCGGCCTCGGCCGCCCATGAGGACCGGCTCAGTCTTGAGAGCATCGACGAGGTGCTGAAAGTGGCTGAAGAGCGTGCTGATGAGCGGGGTGCGGAGGAGGAGTAGGACTGCTCCCGCTCCCTTGCCCTTCAAGCCCGGGCGTGGCCCGGCCCCCGCCACGCCTCACGTGCTCATGTACCGCTCACGTGCTCACATACCGCTCGCGTAGTCATATACCGCACACGTGCGGGGCGACCCGTACCGCTCACGTGCGCAGCAGCCGGCCGATCGCCTTCGTCGCCTCTTCGACCTTCGCGTCGATCTCGTCGCCGCCCTTGACCGCCGCGTCCGCGACGCAGTGGCGCAGGTGCTCCTCCAGGAGCTGGAGGGCGAAGGACTGGAGGGCCTTCGTGGAGGCGGAGACCTGGGTGAGTATGTCGATGCAGTAGACGTCCTCGTCGACCATCCGCTGCAGACCGCGGATCTGGCCCTCGATGCGGCGCAGGCGCTTGAGGTGCTCGTCCTTCTGCTTGTGGTAGCCGTGGACACCGCGGTCGTGGTCGGTCACGATCTGCGGTGCGGCTTCCTGGGTTTCGCCGGAGGGCGTCGTCGCGCCGGCCTCGGTGGTCGTCATCGCGTCCTCCCGCTGACTGAACCGCTAACTGATACCCCTAGTGGGTATATGGTATCGAACTTTGCTGGGTATAGGGCCCTTGCCCAATGGCGGGGCCGGACCCTGTGCTGATCACTGTGCCCGATGGGCGACACTGGGGGACGGCCCATTAGCCGTGGCCGGATGATGCGCCTAGCATCAGCCTGACCGAACCGAAGCACCCCGAGGACCCCAACGTGCGCTTTCGTCTGACCCCCAGGGAGACGAGCTTCTACGACATGTTCTCCGCATCCGCGGACAACATCGTCACGGGCTCGAAACTCCTCATGGAACTGCTCGGGGCGGACACCGCCGGCCGGGCCGAGATCGCAGAGCGTATGCGGGCCGCGGAACACGCCGGTGACGATGCCACGCACGCGATCTTCCACCAGTTGAACTCCTCGTTCATCACGCCGTTCGACCGCGAGGACATCTACAACCTGGCCTCGTCCCTCGACGACATCATGGACTTCATGGAGGAGGCCGTCGACCTGGTCGTCCTCTACCAGGTCGAGGAACTCCCCAAGGGCGTGGAGCAGCAGATCGAGGTGCTGGCGCGCGCGGCCGAGCTGACCGCCGAGGCCATGCCGAACCTGCGGACCATGGACAACCTCACCGAGTACTGGATCGAGGTCAACCGCCTGGAGAACCAGGCCGACCAGATCCACCGCAAGCTGCTCGCCCATCTCTTCAATGGCAAGTACGACGCCATGGACGTGCTGAAGCTCAAGCAGATCGTGGATGTACTGGAGGAGGCGGCGGACGCCTTCGAGCACGTGGCCAACACGGTGGAGACCATCGCGGTCAAGGAGTCCTGACCCCTTCATGGACACCTTTGCGTTGATCGTGACCATTGGGGTCGCGCTCGGATTCACGTACACGAACGGCTTTCACGACTCGGCGAACGCGATCGCCACGTCGGTGTCCACGCGGGCGCTGACCCCGCGGGCGGCGCTCGCCATGGCCGCGGTGATGAACCTCGCCGGTGCCTTCCTCGGCAGCGGTGTCGCCAAGACGGTCAGCGAGGGGCTGATCGAGACGCCCGAGGGTTCCAAGGGGATGGGCATCCTCTTCGCCGCGCTGATCGGCGCGATCACCTGGAACCTCATCACCTGGTACTTCGGTCTGCCGTCCTCGTCCTCGCACGCCCTGTTCGGTGGCATGGTGGGCGCGGCGCTGGCGGGCGGTACGACGGTGTACTGGTCCGGTGTCCTCGACAAGGTCGTCATCCCGATGTTCCTGTCGCCGGTCGTCGGTCTGCTCGTCGGTTACCTCGTGATGGCCGCGATCATGTGGCTGTTCCGGCGGTCCAACCCGCACAAGACCAAGCGCGGTTTCCGTATCGCGCAGACGGTGTCCGCGGCCGGCATGGCGCTCGGTCACGGTCTTCAGGACGCGCAGAAGACGATGGGCATCGTGGTGATGGCCCTGGTCATCGGAGACGTCCAGAAGCAGGGCGATCCGATCCCGGTCTGGGTGAAGATCGTCTGCGCGGCGATGCTGTCCCTCGGTACGTACGCGGGTGGGTGGCGGATCATGCGGACGCTCGGACGCAAGATCATCGAGCTCGACCCGCCGCAGGGGTTCGCCGCCGAGACGACCGGTGCGTCGATCATGTTCGCCACGGCGTACATCTTCAAGGCGCCGATCTCCACGACCCACGTCATCACCTCCGCGATCATGGGCGTCGGCGCGACCAAGCGCCTGAACGCCGTCCGCTGGGGTGTCGCCAAGAACATCGTCATGGGCTGGTTCATCACCATGCCGGCGGCGGGACTGGTGGCCGCCCTCAGCTTCTGGGTCGTGAATCTGGCGTTCCTGTAGTACTCCCGCCGGCACTCCCGCCGCACCAGTGAATGGCCCGCTCCGGCTTCCGGAGCGGGCCATTCCTGTGAATGCGCAGCCACTTCCGCGGAAACCGCTTACCGCCACCGGGGCCGCTGCTAGCTTCTGGGGCTCAAGCGTTCGAATAGAACGCGCCATGCGGCGAGGTCGCCGTACCCAAGGGTGGGGGTCCCCCATGTCCAAACTTCGTCGTCACCTCATGTCCGGGGCAGGGGTGGCGTCGGCTCTCACGGGCCTGCTCCTCTACGCGGCGTCTCCCGCGTCGGCCGCGAAAGCCAGTGTCGACACCGTCGCGTCGGGCCCGTACGTCGACTGGGCCGGATCCATGTACTTCGAGAGCTACGGCGACCACTTCTCGGTCTGCGACAACTGGAAGGACGGCGCCGGCGTCATCGGCTACTGGAAGGTCGGCGCCAGCGGGGACGAGCACAAGATCTACGACGGCAACGGTTACGGCGAGTGCGTGTACGAGGACCACAACGTCTCCGAGACGTCGTACGTGTACATCCAGGTCTGTCTCCGGGACGACGGTGACGTGAAGGAGACCACGTGCAGCGCCTGGGACAGGCAGTACGCCGGTAGCCCCCTCTAGGGACTGTCCGGCCGAAACAACGAGCGGGCCCGCCCCCGGGAGCCAGGGGCGGGCCCTTCTCGTCCTCGCGGTGGCACCGCCATGCAGCACCGCGAGGGGTTCTTGTGGGACGGCTCGGTCAGCCGAAGCGACCCGAGATGTAGTCCTCGGTCGCCTGGACCGACGGGTTGGAGAAGATGCGCTCCGTGTCGTCGATCTCGATGAGGCGGCCGGGCTGGCCGACCGCGGACAGGTTGAAGAACGCGGTGCGGTCGGAGACGCGGGCGGCCTGCTGCATGTTGTGCGTCACGATGACGATCGTGAAGCGCTCCTTGAGCTCACCGATCAGGTCCTCGATGGCGAGGGTGGAGATCGGGTCCAGGGCCGAGCAGGGCTCGTCCATCAGCAGGACCTGGGGCTCCACCGCGATCGCGCGGGCGATGCACAGACGCTGCTGCTGGCCGCCCGACAGACCCGAACCCGGCTTGTTCAGTCGGTCCTTGACCTCGTTCCAGAGGTTCGCGCCCTTGAGGGACTTCTCGACGATCTCGCTGAGCTCGGACTTCTTGTAGGAGCCGTTCAGCCTGAGGCCCGCCGCCACGTTGTCGAAGATCGACATCGTGGGGAAGGGGTTGGGGCGCTGGAAGACCATGCCGATCGTGCGGCGCACGGCGACGGGGTCGATCCCGTTCCCGTACAGGTCCTCGTCGTCCAGCAGCACCTTGCCCTCGACGCGGCCACCGGGGGTGACCTCGTGCATGCGGTTGAGGGTGCGCAGGAAGGTCGACTTGCCGCAGCCGGAGGGGCCGATGAAGGCCGTCACCGAGCGGGGCTCGACCGTCATGGAGATGTCTTCGATCGCCTTGTGGGCGCTGTAGTAGGCGGTGAGTCCGCTTACGTCGATTCGCTTGGCCATGGTGGTTACTTCGCTTCCAGATTCCGGATCAGTCGCTGAGTGGCCGCGTCAGCGACCGGTCTTCGGGGCCTTCCAGCGGGCGATGCCGCGGGCCGCCAGATTGAGGATCATGATGAAGGCGATGAGGACGAGCGCCGCCGCCCAGGCCCGGTCGTACGCCGCCGGGCTGCCGCCGCTGTTCTGGTACTGCTGGTAGATGTACAGCGGGAGCGAGGACTGCGGGCCGTTGAACGGGTCCGTGTTGATGAGCGGGTTGCCCCAGACGAGGAGCAGCACGGGCGCGGTCTCACCGGCGATACGGGCGACGGCCAGCATCACACCGGTCGTGATGCCGCCGAGCGACGTCGGCAGGACGACCTTGAGGATGGTGCGCCACTTCGGGACGCCCAGCGCGAGCGATGCCTCGCGCAGCTCGTTCGGGACGAGCTTGAGCATCTCCTCGGTGGAGCGGACCACGACCGGGATCATCAGGATGGACAGGGCCATCGCCCCGGCGAAGCCGGAGTAGCCGAAGCCGAGGATCAGGATCCAGAAGCTGAGGATGAACAGGCCCGCGACGATCGACGGGATGCCCGTCATGACGTCGACGAAGAAAGTGACCGCCTTGGCGAGCGTGCCCCGGCCGTATTCGACCAGGTAGATCGCGGTGAGCAGGCCGATCGGCACGGAGATCACGGTGGCGAGGCCGACCTGCTCCAGGGTGCCGATGATGGCGTGGTAGATGCCGCCACCGGCCTCGGTGTCGGCGGTCATGCCCATGGAGTGGGTCAGGAAGTAGAAGTCGAGGACCTTCAGGCCCTTGCTGACGGTCGTCCAGATGAGCGACGCCAGCGGGATCACGGCAAGGATGAAGGAGACCCAGACGATGCTGGTCGCGACGCGGTCCTTCGCCTGGCGGCGGCCCTCGACCTTGGCGGCGATGACGTACGTACCGAGGACGAAGAGGAGTGCGGCGATCAGGCCCCACTGGACCTTGCTGCTGAGGCCGAAGCCCAGACCGATGCCCACGGCGACGGCGGTGGAGCCGCCGGCGATCGCCCACGCAGACCACTTGGGCAGCGTGGCGCCGCGCAGGGTGCTGGGGCGCGGGGCGGGTGCGGTGGCGGTTGCGTGGCTCATGCGTTGGCCCCCGAGTACTCCTTGCGGCGGGCGATGATCGCGCGGGCCGCGCCGTTCACCAGCAGCGTGATGACGAAGAGCACCAGACCGGAGGCGATGAGCGCGTCACGGCCCTGCTCGCTCGCCTCGCTGAACTTGGCGGCGATGTTCTGGGCGAAGGTGCCGCCGCCCGGGTCGAGCAGGCTGGCGTTGATCTCGAAGCTGGGGGACAGGACGGTGGCGACGGCCATCGTCTCGCCGAGGGCTCGGCCGAGGCCCAGCATCGAGGCGGAGATCACTCCGGAGCGGCCGAAGGGGATCACCGACATGCGGATGACCTCCCAGCGGGTGGCGCCGAGCGCGAGGGCGGCTTCCTGGTGCATCAGGGGCGCCTGCCGGAAGACCTCACGGCTGACGTTGGTGACGATCGGCAGAATCATGATCGCCAGCAGGATGCCGACGGCGAGCAGGGTGCGCGGGGCGCCCTCCTGCCAGGAGAGGAAGCCGGTCCAGCCGAAGTAGTCGTTGAGCCAGCTGTAGAAGCCGGTGAGGTTCGGCACCAGGAAGAGTGCGCCCCACAGGCCGTACACGATGGACGGTACGGCGGCCAGCAGGTCCACGACGTACGCGATGGTGCCGCCGAGCTTGCGCGGGGCGTAGTGCGTGATGAACAGCGCGATGCCCACCGCGATCGGGACCGCGATGGCCATGGCGATGATCGAGGAGATGATCGTGCCGAAGGCGAGGACCGCGATGCCGAAGACCGGCGGGGTGTTGTTGGCGTTCCACTCGAACGTCGTGAGGAAGTTGCCCTCGTTCTTGGTGAGGACCAGGGACGCGCGGTAGGTGAGGAACGCCGCGATGGCGGCCATGATCACCAGCAGCAGGATGCCGGAGCCCCGGGACAGGCCGAGGAAGATCCGGTCGCCCGGGCGGGTGGCGCCTCGGGCCGCGCGCTTCGGCTTCGCCGGGGTCGGCCGGCCCGAAGGGGTGGGGGGAGCAGATGATTGCGTAGATATGTCCATTGGGGTTCTCCGGTCTGCGGAGCCTTGGGAGATTGTCCCTCGACTCCAGGCGGCGGTGCACCGGACGGTGCGGCCCACCCCCGTCAGGGAGTGAGCCGCACGCTGGGTCAGCTCAGGTTCGCGACGGTCTCGCGGACCTTGGCGTTGATCTCGGTCGGGATCGGGGCGTAGTCCAGGGCCTTCAGGGAGTCCTGGCCGTCCTGGCTCGCGGTGTAGGTGAGGAAGGACTTGACGGCGGGCAGGGTGTCCGCCTTGTTGCCCTTCTCGCAGACGATCTCGTACGTGACCAGGGTGATCGGGTAGGCGCCCTCGGCCTTGGTCGTGTAGTCCAGCTTGAGGGAGAGGTCCTTGCCGGTGCCGACGACCTTGGCCGCGGAGATGGCCGCGGTGGCGTTGTCGATCGTGGCCTTGACCGGGGCGGAGGCGCCCGTGTCCAGGGCGGCGGTGTTGATGCCGTCCTTGGCGTAGGAGAGCTCGAAGTACGAGATCGCGCCCGCGGTCTGCTTGACCTGCTGAGCCAGGCCGGAGGAGCCCTGAGCGGACTGGCCGCCCTCGGCCTGCCAGGCCTTGCCGCCCGAGTACTTCCAGTTGTCGGGCGCGGCGGCGATCAGGTACTTGGTGAGGTTGTCCGTGGTGCCGGAGTCGTCCGAGCGGTGGAACGCCTGGATCTTGGTGCTGGGAAGCTTCGCGTCGGGGTTCAGCTTCTTGATCGCGGCGTCGTCCCACGTCTTGATCTTGCTGTCGAAGATCTTCGCGAGGGTCGGCGCGTCCAGGACCAGGTTGTCGACACCCGGGACGTTGTAGCCGATCGCGATCGGGCCGCCCACCATCGGGAGGTCGATGGCCTGGCTGTTCTTGCAGACCGACTTCGACTGCGTGACCTCTTCGGGCTTCAGCGCGGAGTCCGAACCGGCGAAGGCGACCTGGCCCTGGAGGAACGCGGTGACACCGGCACCGGAACCCTCGGGCTTGTAGTTGATCTGCACGTCCTTGCACTCGGTCGTGTAGGCCTTGGTCCACGCCTGGATGGCGTTGGCCTGGGCGGACGAACCGTTGGCGAGGAGCTGGCCCTTGGCGGATCCACAGTCGATGTTGCCGGCCTTGGCGGTGGCACCCGTGGTCGACTTGGTGCCGCCGCTGGTGTCGTCAGAGCCGCACGCCGTGAGGGCCAGGGCGCCGGAGACGGCGAGAGCACCGAGGGTGAGGGCCCGCCGGTTCATGCGCTGAAGCTTCACTTCGGGAGTTCCTTCCAGGAGCCGCCGTCTGGTGGCGGCGTGCGAGGTCTGTGTAGAGCGGTCCGCAATGCGGAGGAGACGTCCAGGACGTTCTCCGCACCGTGTAAGGCCGAAATTAGGCAGATCAGGTGAAGCCGCTGATGGCCGTAAGTGAACGGAGGGTGAACCCCTGCGGTCGGTGCGGTGAGGTAACGGAACGCTCACGTCTAGGACACGGGGGCATTCCGTTGAGTGGGGCCGGGGGGTGACGTGGGGGTGAGGTTTGCGTTACGTGCGGGTTGTCTGTGGCTGGGCGCGCCCCGCGGCGGAGCCGCAGATGTCACAGCCCCGCGCCCCTTTCGGGGCGCGGTTGTGCTCAGGTCAGGTGGAATGTGCTCAAAAGCGACACTATTAGGTCGCGGTCCCTCGGCTGGGTCAGGCGGTTGCGGGCCGCTGGGGGAGACAGCCAGAGGACGCGGTCGACCTCGCGGTTCGGGGTGAAGTGGCCCGTTGTCGCTTCGGCTGCCCAGTAGTGGACTTCCTTGGGGCGGCCGGCGACGACGTAGTGGAGGGTGGGGAGGGCTGCTCCTGGAGTGGCGGTGTAGCCCGTCTCCTCCTCCACCTCGCGGAGCGCGCCCGTGAGGTGGTCCTCGGCGCGTTTCAGTTTGCCCTTGGGGTGGGACCAGTCGTCGTACTTCGGGCGGTGGACGAGGCAGATCTCCAGCTCGCCGTCGACCGGGGAGCGGCGCCACAGGACGCAGCCCGCCGCCTGGATGGTGTCGTCGGCCATCGGGCCTCCCTCAGAGGGTGCGAACCGCTTCCTTCTGCCATGCCTGCTGGAACGCGAACCGTGCCGCCTCCACCTCGTGCCGCTGGTCGGCGTGGAGTACACCGAGCGCGTACGCCGTCGCCGGGGCGATCCGCGGGGTGCGGGCCGCCGAAGCCGCGGCCGATGCCGCCTCCGCCGCGTCCCGGTGCCGGTTGAGGGCCTGGCCCGCGGCGAGGAGTCGTACGTCGGTGGGGCACTCGTCGCCGTACATGAGTTCGCGGGCGTAGCGGTGCAGCCGCAGCAGCAGGCGGACCTGGTGCCAGGGGGTGTCCTGGGGCTGCGGCGCGGTGTCGGCGGAGAGGCCGTGTACGAGGGCCTCCGCGTTGTAGGGGTGGCCCGCGGTGACCAGGGGCAGCGCGCTGACGGCGTCGGTGAGGCGGTCCGCCGCGGCGGCGGCCAGCGGGCGCAGGTCGGTCGCGGGCGCCGCCGGGGTCAGCGGGACCTCGCTGGCGAGGACGGCGACGCTGTCGGCGACGGCGTGGAAACGGGAGGAACCCAGCGCCTGGAGGGCCGCGGAGTGGGCCCGGGTGCGGGCGAGGGTCAGCTGGCGGTCGAGGAGGGCGCCCGCCTTCGCCGCGCCGACGGTGAGATTGCCCTTGGGGGCCGGGTGCGCGTTCGCGCCGGCGGCCTGGACGGGGAGGGCGGCCGAGCCCGACAGCCGGTTCAGCGCGCCGAGCAGTCGCTCCAGGCGGGCGCCGTACGCGTGTTCCCGGGCCAGCGTGCCGGACAGCCAGGCCAGTTCGGGGCGCATGCCCTCCGACCAGTCCGTGTCCAGCAGGGGCCGGAAGGTGTGGAGGCTGCCGCTGATGCGGCGGGCCGAGCGGCGCAGGGCGCGCGCAGCGGCGACCGACTCGGCCGATCCGCTCGCCGCACCGGCGCCGGTCTCCCGGTGCTGGCGCAGCGAACGGAGGAACTCCGTGGCCTGGGCCCGCAGATAGCCCGCGAGGGCATCACTGGTGACCGGCCCGGCCGTGGGGTCGGTGGGGGGATCAAGGTGCTGCTGTGCCACGCCGGCGCCTCCGGGCGTCTATGAGCATCTCCTGGACGTTCCGCAGGGGCTGGCCATCCGCGTCGGTCGCGTGCCGCGTCCACTCGCCGTCGGGGCCCAGGTGCCAGGATGCGGTGGTGTCGGACATGCCGGTCTCGAGCAGCCGGTTGAGGGCGGCGCGATGAGCCGGGTCGGTGACCCTGACCAGGGCCTCGATCCGCCGGTCGAGGTTGCGGTGCATCATGTCGGCGCTGCCGATCCACACCTCGGGCTCGCCGCCGTTGCCGAAGCCGAAGACCCGGGAGTGTTCGAGGAAGCGGCCGAGGACGGAGCGGACCCGAATGTTTTCGGACAGGCCCGTGACGCCGGGGCGTACCGCGCAGATGCCGCGCACCCACACGTCGACCGGTACCCCGGCCTGGGACGCGCGGTACAGCGAGTCGATGAGGGCCTCGTCCACCATGGAGTTGACCTTGATACGGACATGGGCGGGGCGTCCGGCGAGGTGGTGCTGTACTTCCTTGTTGATCCGCGAGATCAGGCCGTCGCGCAGGGACTTGGGGGCGACGAGGAGACGGCGGTAGGTCTCGCGGCGCGAGTAGCCCGACAGCCGGTTGAAGAGGTCGGAGAGGTCCGCGCCGACCTGCTGATCGGCGGTGAGCAGGCCGAGGTCCTCGTACAGCCGGGCCGTCTTCGGGTGGTAGTTGCCCGTGCCGACGTGGGAGTAGCGGCGCAGGGTGTCGCCCTCCTGCCGTACGACGAGCGACAGCTTGCAGTGGGTCTTCAGACCGACCAGGCCGTACACGACATGGCAGCCGGACTCTTCGAGCTTCCTGGCCCACTTGATGTTGGCCTGCTCGTCGAAGCGGGCCTTGATCTCGACCAGGACGAGGACCTGCTTGCCGGACTCGGCGGCGTCTATCAGCGCGTCGACGATCGGCGAGTCGCCCGAAGTCCGGTACAGGGTCTGCTTGATGGCGAGGACGTCGGGGTCCAGCGCCGCCTGCTCCAAGAACGCCTGGACGGAGGTGGAGAAGGAGTCGTACGGGTGGTGGAGGAGGACGTCCCGTTCGCGCAGGGCGGCGAAGATGTCGGGCGCGGACGCCGACTCGACCTCCGCGAGGTCGCGGTGGGTGCCCGCGATGAACTTCGGGTACTTCAGCTCGGGCCGGTCGAGGGAGCCGATGCCGAAGAGGCCCGTGAGGTCCAGGGGACCCGGCAGCGGGTACACCTCCGCCTCGGAGA containing:
- a CDS encoding metal-sensitive transcriptional regulator; amino-acid sequence: MTTTEAGATTPSGETQEAAPQIVTDHDRGVHGYHKQKDEHLKRLRRIEGQIRGLQRMVDEDVYCIDILTQVSASTKALQSFALQLLEEHLRHCVADAAVKGGDEIDAKVEEATKAIGRLLRT
- a CDS encoding DUF47 domain-containing protein produces the protein MRFRLTPRETSFYDMFSASADNIVTGSKLLMELLGADTAGRAEIAERMRAAEHAGDDATHAIFHQLNSSFITPFDREDIYNLASSLDDIMDFMEEAVDLVVLYQVEELPKGVEQQIEVLARAAELTAEAMPNLRTMDNLTEYWIEVNRLENQADQIHRKLLAHLFNGKYDAMDVLKLKQIVDVLEEAADAFEHVANTVETIAVKES
- a CDS encoding inorganic phosphate transporter; protein product: MDTFALIVTIGVALGFTYTNGFHDSANAIATSVSTRALTPRAALAMAAVMNLAGAFLGSGVAKTVSEGLIETPEGSKGMGILFAALIGAITWNLITWYFGLPSSSSHALFGGMVGAALAGGTTVYWSGVLDKVVIPMFLSPVVGLLVGYLVMAAIMWLFRRSNPHKTKRGFRIAQTVSAAGMALGHGLQDAQKTMGIVVMALVIGDVQKQGDPIPVWVKIVCAAMLSLGTYAGGWRIMRTLGRKIIELDPPQGFAAETTGASIMFATAYIFKAPISTTHVITSAIMGVGATKRLNAVRWGVAKNIVMGWFITMPAAGLVAALSFWVVNLAFL
- the pstB gene encoding phosphate ABC transporter ATP-binding protein PstB translates to MAKRIDVSGLTAYYSAHKAIEDISMTVEPRSVTAFIGPSGCGKSTFLRTLNRMHEVTPGGRVEGKVLLDDEDLYGNGIDPVAVRRTIGMVFQRPNPFPTMSIFDNVAAGLRLNGSYKKSELSEIVEKSLKGANLWNEVKDRLNKPGSGLSGGQQQRLCIARAIAVEPQVLLMDEPCSALDPISTLAIEDLIGELKERFTIVIVTHNMQQAARVSDRTAFFNLSAVGQPGRLIEIDDTERIFSNPSVQATEDYISGRFG
- the pstA gene encoding phosphate ABC transporter permease PstA; its protein translation is MSHATATAPAPRPSTLRGATLPKWSAWAIAGGSTAVAVGIGLGFGLSSKVQWGLIAALLFVLGTYVIAAKVEGRRQAKDRVATSIVWVSFILAVIPLASLIWTTVSKGLKVLDFYFLTHSMGMTADTEAGGGIYHAIIGTLEQVGLATVISVPIGLLTAIYLVEYGRGTLAKAVTFFVDVMTGIPSIVAGLFILSFWILILGFGYSGFAGAMALSILMIPVVVRSTEEMLKLVPNELREASLALGVPKWRTILKVVLPTSLGGITTGVMLAVARIAGETAPVLLLVWGNPLINTDPFNGPQSSLPLYIYQQYQNSGGSPAAYDRAWAAALVLIAFIMILNLAARGIARWKAPKTGR
- the pstC gene encoding phosphate ABC transporter permease subunit PstC translates to MDISTQSSAPPTPSGRPTPAKPKRAARGATRPGDRIFLGLSRGSGILLLVIMAAIAAFLTYRASLVLTKNEGNFLTTFEWNANNTPPVFGIAVLAFGTIISSIIAMAIAVPIAVGIALFITHYAPRKLGGTIAYVVDLLAAVPSIVYGLWGALFLVPNLTGFYSWLNDYFGWTGFLSWQEGAPRTLLAVGILLAIMILPIVTNVSREVFRQAPLMHQEAALALGATRWEVIRMSVIPFGRSGVISASMLGLGRALGETMAVATVLSPSFEINASLLDPGGGTFAQNIAAKFSEASEQGRDALIASGLVLFVITLLVNGAARAIIARRKEYSGANA
- the pstS gene encoding phosphate ABC transporter substrate-binding protein PstS, which codes for MKLQRMNRRALTLGALAVSGALALTACGSDDTSGGTKSTTGATAKAGNIDCGSAKGQLLANGSSAQANAIQAWTKAYTTECKDVQINYKPEGSGAGVTAFLQGQVAFAGSDSALKPEEVTQSKSVCKNSQAIDLPMVGGPIAIGYNVPGVDNLVLDAPTLAKIFDSKIKTWDDAAIKKLNPDAKLPSTKIQAFHRSDDSGTTDNLTKYLIAAAPDNWKYSGGKAWQAEGGQSAQGSSGLAQQVKQTAGAISYFELSYAKDGINTAALDTGASAPVKATIDNATAAISAAKVVGTGKDLSLKLDYTTKAEGAYPITLVTYEIVCEKGNKADTLPAVKSFLTYTASQDGQDSLKALDYAPIPTEINAKVRETVANLS
- a CDS encoding NUDIX hydrolase — encoded protein: MADDTIQAAGCVLWRRSPVDGELEICLVHRPKYDDWSHPKGKLKRAEDHLTGALREVEEETGYTATPGAALPTLHYVVAGRPKEVHYWAAEATTGHFTPNREVDRVLWLSPPAARNRLTQPRDRDLIVSLLSTFHLT
- a CDS encoding CHAD domain-containing protein; the protein is MAQQHLDPPTDPTAGPVTSDALAGYLRAQATEFLRSLRQHRETGAGAASGSAESVAAARALRRSARRISGSLHTFRPLLDTDWSEGMRPELAWLSGTLAREHAYGARLERLLGALNRLSGSAALPVQAAGANAHPAPKGNLTVGAAKAGALLDRQLTLARTRAHSAALQALGSSRFHAVADSVAVLASEVPLTPAAPATDLRPLAAAAADRLTDAVSALPLVTAGHPYNAEALVHGLSADTAPQPQDTPWHQVRLLLRLHRYARELMYGDECPTDVRLLAAGQALNRHRDAAEAASAAASAARTPRIAPATAYALGVLHADQRHEVEAARFAFQQAWQKEAVRTL